A single region of the Bos mutus isolate GX-2022 chromosome 17, NWIPB_WYAK_1.1, whole genome shotgun sequence genome encodes:
- the C17H4orf33 gene encoding UPF0462 protein C4orf33 homolog isoform X2 has translation MDFKIEHTWDGFPVKHEPVFVRLNPGDRGVMMEVSAPFFNDPPAPLGEPGKPFNQLWDYEVVEAFFLNDITEQYLEVELCPHGQHLVLLLSGRRNVWKQGLDLSFRVSRGETKWEGSASIPWSYFPPNVTKFNSFAIHGSKDERSYEALYPVPQHELQQGQKPDLLLDAYSG, from the exons ATGGATTTTAAAATTGAACACACTTGGGATGGTTTTCCAGTGAAGCATGAGCCAGTGTTTGTCAGGCTGAATCCAGGTGACAGAGGAGTGATGATGGAAGTCAGTGCTCCATTTTTCAATGATCCTCCAGCCCCACTAGGAGAACCAGGAAAACCTTTCAATCAATTGTGGGATTATGAAG TTGTGGAAGCGTTTTTCTTGAATGACATAACTGAACAGTATTTAGAAGTTGAACTTTGTCc cCACGGACAGCATTTGGTGCTTTTACTCTCTGGAAGAAGAAATGTGTGGAaa CAAGGACTTGATCTGTCATTCAGAGTGTCCAGAGGAGAAACAAAATGGGAAGGCAGTGCTTCTATTCCTTGGAGTTATTTTCCACCAAATGTGACAAAATTCAATTCATTTGCAATTCATGGATCAAAAGATGAAAGAAGCTATGAAGCTCTTTACCCTGTACCTCAACATGAGCTGCAGCAAGGACAAAAACCTGATTt GTTATTGGATGCTTACTCTGGGTAA
- the C17H4orf33 gene encoding UPF0462 protein C4orf33 homolog isoform X1: MDFKIEHTWDGFPVKHEPVFVRLNPGDRGVMMEVSAPFFNDPPAPLGEPGKPFNQLWDYEVVEAFFLNDITEQYLEVELCPHGQHLVLLLSGRRNVWKQGLDLSFRVSRGETKWEGSASIPWSYFPPNVTKFNSFAIHGSKDERSYEALYPVPQHELQQGQKPDFHRLDYFKPFSFNTLLGEKWNQPESDLWLIEKPDV, encoded by the exons ATGGATTTTAAAATTGAACACACTTGGGATGGTTTTCCAGTGAAGCATGAGCCAGTGTTTGTCAGGCTGAATCCAGGTGACAGAGGAGTGATGATGGAAGTCAGTGCTCCATTTTTCAATGATCCTCCAGCCCCACTAGGAGAACCAGGAAAACCTTTCAATCAATTGTGGGATTATGAAG TTGTGGAAGCGTTTTTCTTGAATGACATAACTGAACAGTATTTAGAAGTTGAACTTTGTCc cCACGGACAGCATTTGGTGCTTTTACTCTCTGGAAGAAGAAATGTGTGGAaa CAAGGACTTGATCTGTCATTCAGAGTGTCCAGAGGAGAAACAAAATGGGAAGGCAGTGCTTCTATTCCTTGGAGTTATTTTCCACCAAATGTGACAAAATTCAATTCATTTGCAATTCATGGATCAAAAGATGAAAGAAGCTATGAAGCTCTTTACCCTGTACCTCAACATGAGCTGCAGCAAGGACAAAAACCTGATTt CCATCGTCTGGATTACTTCAAGCCTTTCAGTTTTAACACACTGCTTGGAGAAAAGTGGAACCAACCAGAATCAGACCTGTGGCTAATAGAGAAACCTGATGTGTAG